A region of Zeugodacus cucurbitae isolate PBARC_wt_2022May chromosome 5, idZeuCucr1.2, whole genome shotgun sequence DNA encodes the following proteins:
- the LOC114805144 gene encoding uncharacterized protein LOC114805144, whose product MERCWKSENKPILAKSDLHSGESNERETIILSNCELEQSDIDVITQHFAYATYLDLSYNEKIASIKFLLTPTTLYLKDCTSLHEIKYSFTTCMLKILDISGCPIDYQEHFANYDFPTLVSLTPNWQPKVDWQKLLGKLKALNNLKLENVSKQNSKITGAEKPPESCKTLLMALSDCKHIKSLTFDGLLNVHDIGHLSKLTDRKLSFHIRNECGQLLSRLHDLQNLDTLYLEHVNDVKDVDLLNLIKSCANLSKITLDYCDGVTRNFIFSAAELLRERDKDEPLKARLNLEMCGCAGITEDIQEHPLYAKAESALSLILFFECKHPTTSYRNDLIIPYPPPNVQLSIYVLFEIYKKLINQPVAQRFATVCEDFENAAIEEERHLKIIACRKAKIVHNDIYDAYLEITSERKDFFNKLCCENATKMVLNNRVIIFDTILDDFPKLKCLRLKNCFIAEEEFPRNKQYNNISDLEVLGANAFRLWQNIAVLFPNVGTVNLMDAAFESPLEITMLRILRFKDNTVLQNITRFSVIGSILCDEGVEFLANLIHLKNLSIVRNSKVTGKHIAELSSIEELQLSYCENVSHYYLADILSSLSLRSLDLRHSTFSDVSMHLTNLMWLSCETLVTLKIDWKLEHTITALQTLQALKDIEVRNFNTNSCEICMRDEQIHCSCAEDIQSRLIPRFFRTLIVRTSITKLTLEAEVLCRNLNYLHHLRHLTHLSIIAKKAWLDGFCIPMNFSQAVGQLVNLEYLYLARFFYCYDDVIYIVDRCRKLNEVRLKQCVGFSDVVPYDLVEVLKHKRTKDQLPFRLYMLNLMVDSSETCSERSRDSNQEVNRFEDIADYIKVIFL is encoded by the exons atggagcgttgttggaaaagtgaaaataaaccgATTTTAGCGAAGAGTGATTTGCACTCCGGCGAATCAAATGAGAGGGAAACCATCATATTAAGCAACTGTGAACTAGAACAAAGTGATATTGATGTGATAACGCAACATTTTGCTTATGCAACATATTTGGATTTGTCATACAATGAGAAAATTG CATCCATTAAATTCCTACTGACCCCTACAACGCTGTACCTTAAGGACTGCACGAGCTTGCATGAAATAAAGTACAGCTTCACCACTTGCATGCTGAAAATTCTAGATATATCAGGCTGTCCTATTGACTACCAGGAACACTTCGCGAACTATGACTTTCCGACGTTAGTAAGTCTCACGCCCAACTGGCAACCGAAAGTGGATTGGCAAAAGCTGCTAGGAAAACTGAAGGCGTTGAACAATCTTAAGCTTGAAAACGTTAGCAAGCAGAACTCAAAAATCACCGGCGCCGAGAAACCCCCTGAAAGTTGTAAAACGCTGCTAATGGCGCTGTCCGATTGTAAACATATCAAATCTCTCACTTTTGATGGCCTGCTGAACGTGCATGATATCGGTCACTTGAGCAAGTTGACTGACAGAAAACTGTCATTTCATATTAGAAACGAATGCGGTCAACTTTTAAGCAGATTGCACGACTTACAAAACTTGGACACGCTCTATCTGGAGCACGTCAATGATGTTAAAGATGTTGATttgttaaatttgataaaaagttGCGCAAACTTGTCAAAAATAACATTGGATTATTGTGATGGCGTGACAAGGAATTTCATATTCAGCGCTGCTGAGCTCTTGCGCGAACGCGATAAAGATGAACCACTAAAGGCGCGTCTCAACCTGGAGATGTGTGGCTGTGCCGGCATAACGGAAGATATACAGGAG CATCCTCTATATGCGAAAGCTGAATCCGCTTTGAGCTTAATATTATTCTTCGAGTGCAAACATCCAACGACTAGCTACAGAAATGA CCTCATCATACCCTATCCACCGCCAAATGTACAACTGAGCATTTACGTACTCTTTGAAATCTACAAGAAGCTCATAAATCAACCGGTTGCACAGCGATTCGCCACCGTTTGTGAAGATTTCGAAAACGCAGCCATCGAAGAGGAGCGACATCTAAAGATTATCGCTTGTCGCAAAGCGAAAATCGTACACAACGACATCTATGATGCTTACTTGGAGATTACGTCTGAAAGGAAAGACTTTTTCAACAAGCTATGCTGTGAAAATGCTACAAAAATGGTGCTCAATAATCGCGTAATCATCTTTGACACGATACTTGATGATTTTCCAAAACTAAAGTGCTTAAGGCTCAAAAATTGCTTTATCGCTGAAGAGGAGTTTCCTAGGAAtaagcaatataataatatcaGTGATTTGGAAGTATTGGGTGCAAATGCCTTTCGACTATGGCAAAATATAGCGGTACTTTTTCCGAATGTCGGCACAGTAAACCTAATGGATGCTGCATTCGAGAGCCCTTTGGAGATAACGATGCTCAGAATATTACGTTTTAAAGACAACACAGTTCTCCAAAATATCACGAGGTTCTCTGTGATTGGCAGTATTTTGTGTGATGAGGGCGTGGAGTTCCTAGCTAATCTAATACATCTGAAAAATCTCTCTATTGTCCGAAACTCAAAAGTTACAG GTAAACATATCGCCGAGCTCAGCAGCATCGAGGAGCTCCAACTGAGTTACTGTGAGAATGTGAGCCACTACTACTTAGCAGACATCCTGAGCTCTTTATCACTACGGtcacttgacttgcgtcacagtACATTCAGTGATGTATCTATGCACCTCACGAATCTCATGTGGTTGAGTTGCGAAACGCTCGTTACACTCAAAATCGACTGGAAGCTAGAACATACCATTACGGCATTACAAACGCTGCAAGCATTAAAGGATATTGAAGTGCgaaatttcaatacaaattcTTGTGAGATTTGTATGCGTGACGAACAAATTCACTGCTCATGTGCTGAAGATATCCAATCACGTTTAATACCACGCTTTTTTCGCACGCTCATCGTGCGTACCAGCATCACAAAGCTGACACTCGAAGCTGAAGTCTTGTGTAGAAATCTCAATTACTTGCACCACCTGCGACACCTAACGCACCTCAGCATTATTGCGAAGAAAGCCTGGCTGGATGGTTTTTGCATACCAATGAATTTCTCTCAAGCCGTTGGACAGCTTGTGAACTTGGAGTATTTGTACTTAGCGAGGTTTTTCTACTGCTATGACGACGTAATTTATATCGTCGATAGATGTCGCAAACTAAATGAGGTTAGATTGAAGCAGTGTGTTGGGTTCTCGGATGTGGTGCCCTATGACCTAGTTGAAGTACTGAAGCACAAGCGCACTAAGGATCAGCTACCGTTCAGATTATATATGCTTAACTTGATGGTGGACTCCAGCGAAACGTGCAGT gaGCGCTCAAGGGACAGCAATCAGGAA GTTAACCGGTTTGAAGATATTGCAGATTATATAAAAGTGATTTTTCTTTAG